Part of the Ornithinimicrobium flavum genome, CCCTGCTGTGGCAGCACCTCTTCTGGTTCTTCGGCCACCCCGAGGTCTACATCATCGCGCTGCCCTTCTTCGGCATCATCTCCGAGGTCATCCCGGTCTTCTCCCGCAAGCCGCTGTTCGGCTACAAGACGCTGGTCTTCGCGACGATGGCGATCGCCGCCCTGTCCGTGGCGGTGTGGGCCCACCACATGTACGCCACCGGTGCGGTCCTGCTCGAGTTCTTCGCCATCATGACGATGCTCATCGCGATCCCGACGGGCGTGAAGTTCTTCAACTGGATCGGCACCATGTGGAAGGGCTCGATCAGCATGGACACCCCCATGCTGTGGGCCGTCGGCTTCATGGTGACCTTCCTCTTCGGCGGTCTCACCGGTGTCATCCTGGCCAGCCCCGCCCTGGACTTCCAGGTCACCGACAGCTACTTCGTCGTCGCCCACTTCCACTACGTGGTCTTCGGCACCGTCGTCTTCGCGATGTTCGCCGGGTACTACTACTGGTGGCCCAAGTTCACCGGGCACATGCTCGACGAGACGCTGGGCAAGATCCACTTCTGGCTGCTCTTCATCGGTTTCCACGGGACCTTCCTCATCCAGCACTGGCTGGGGGTGTCGGGTATGCCGCGTCGTTACGCCGACTACATGCCCGAGGACGGCTTCACCTGGATGAACCAGGTGTCCACGGTCTTCTCCTTCGTGCTTGCCGTCTCGATGCTTCCCTTCTTCTACGCCGCGTGGAAGAGCTTCAAGACGCCCAAGGTCACCGTGGACGACCCGTGGGGCTGGGGCACGTCGCTGGAGTGGGCTACCTCCTGCCCGCCCCCGCGCCACAACTTCACCTCCATCCCGCGGATCCGCTCCGAGCGCCCGGCCTTCGACATGAACCACCCGGAGATCGGCAGCCTCGAGTCGCCCGAGCCGGACAAGGGCGTCGCCGAGGTCCTGCTCGGCGGACCGACCACCGACCCCGCCGGTCGCACCGGCACCGACACCGGTGGCTACACCGGAGAGGAGCGCTGACCCATGAAGGCTGAGACCAAGGTCTTCTTCGTCCTGGTCCCGTTCTTCCTGCTGATGACGGTGATCTACGCCTACTTCACCGACTTCTCGGAGTGGGTCGGCATCATCGGGCTCTTCCTCACGGCGCTCTTCGCGGCGTGGATCGCCGCCTACCTCTGGCTGACCGGGCGCAAGACCGACCCGCGCCCGGAGGACAACCTGCAGGGCGAGATCTCCGACGCCTCCGGCGACTTCGGCCACTTCGCGCCCTACAGCTGGTGGCCGCTCTGGCTGGGGCTGTCGACCAGCATCCTCGTCCTGGGCATCGCCGTGGGCTGGTGGCTGGTCATCGTCGCCGCACCCTTCGTCGTGCTGGCCGTCATCGGCTGGACCTTCGAGTTCTTCCGCGGGACCAAGGCCGTCTGAGCCCCCCCACGAGCAACGGCACAGGGCCCGACCACCAGGTCGGGCCCTGTGCCGTGTCCGTGGCCCGCGGGAGCCCGGAGGGGCAGCGGGTCAGGAGGTGAGCAGGATGAGCTTGCCGGTCGTGCCGCCGCCCTCGAGGTCGCTCTGCGCCCGTCCGGCGTCCGCCAGCGGGTAGCGCCCCCCGATCCGGATCTGCAGACGACCCTCGGCGATGGCGCCGAGCACCTCACCGGCCCGCCACACGAGCTCGTCCCGGTCGGCGGCGTAGTGCGCCAGGCTCGGGCGGGTGAGGTAGAGCGACCCCCGCTGGTTGAGCAGCTGCGGGTCGACCGGTGGGACGGCGCCGCTGGCCGCGCCGAAGAGGACCATCATCCCGCGCGGACGCAGCAGCTGCAGACCCGCGTCGAAGGTGTCCTTCCCGACGCCGTCGTAGACGACGTGCACCCCGGCCCTCGGTGAGGCGGGAGGCCTCGGCCTCGAGGTCGACCTCGCGGTAGAGGACGGTGTCGCTCGCGCCGTGCGCGCGGGCCAGCTCGGCCTTGTCCTGGCTGCCGACCGTCCCGATCACCCGGACGCCCTTGTCGCGCAGCATCTGGCACAGCAGCAGGCCCACTCCTCCGGCCGCCGCGGTGACCAGGGCCGTCTGTCCCTCCGCCGCCGGGAAGGTGGAGTTCACCAGGTAGTGGGCCGTCATGCCCTGGAGCATGCTCGCCGCGGCGATCTCCAGGTCGACCCCGTCCGGCACCGGCACCACCCGGTCGGCCGCGATCACGACCTGCTCCGCATACCCGGTCTGGGGGGTCATCGCCCAGGCGACCCGGTCACCGACGGAGACGCCCTCGACGCCGGCCCCGACCGCGGAGACCGTGCCGGCACCCTCGCTGCCGGCGACGAAGGGCAGCGGCAGGGGGTAGTCCCCCCGGCGCTGGTAGACGTCGATGAAGTTGACGCCGGCGGCGGTCACGTCGACCCGCACCTGCCCCTCACCGGGCTCGGGGGTCTCCCGCTCGACGACGGTGAGGGCCTGCGGCCCTCCTGGCTCTTCCACGATGACAGCACGCATGCCTGCGACGGTAGCGCAGGCGGGTGCGGCGACCCGGGTCGCCCCGTCAGGTCGTGGCGGCGGCCCAGCGCCGGACGACATCGGTGGCCGCGCCGCCGTCGATGGCGGCCGCCGCCCGGTCCATCCCCGCCCGGACCAGCTGGTGCAGCTCGGTCTCGTCGGCGGGATGGGTGCCTGCCTCGCCGGCGTCGAGCAGAGCCAGGGCGGTCCCGGCGTTGAGCAGGACCGCGTCCCGCACGGCCCCGCGCTCCCCGGCGAGCAGCTGCCGGGTGACCTGGGCGTTGTGCTCCGCGTCGGCCCCGCGCAGAGCGTCGACCGGGTGCAGCGGGAGTCCCAGGCGCTCGGGGTCGAGCCGCCACTCCCGGACCTCGCGTCCCGGGACCCCGTCCACCCACCACAGACGGGTGGTCGTGGCGGGGGTGATCTCGTCCAGCCCGTCCTCCCCGCGGAAGACGGCGGCGGCGGTCCCGCGCGCCGCGAAGACGCCGGCCAGCAGCGGAGCCATCCGCGCGTCCGCCGAGCCCACCGCGGCATACCGGGGCTGGGCGGGGTTGGTCAGCGGGCCGAGGAAGTTGAAGGCCGTCGCGACGCCGAGGTCCTTGCGCACGGCGGCGGAGTGGCGCATCGCCGGGTGGAAGGTCTGGGCGAAGCAGAAGGTGATGCCCGTCTCGTGCAGCACCTCGGCGACCCGCTCGGGGGACAGGTCCAGGCGCACGCCGAGGGCCTCGATCATGTCGGCGGACCCGGACCGGCTCGAGCTGGCGCGGTTGCCGTGCTTGACGACCCGGGCGCCTGCCGCCGCCATGACGATCGCCGACATGGAGGAGATGTTGACGGTCATCGCCCGGTCCCCACCGGTGCCGACGATGTCGATGGTGGGGCCGTCGACGGTGAAGCGGTGCGCGTGCTGCAGCATCGTGCTCGCGAGCCCGGTCATCTCCGGCACGGTCTCGCCCTTGGCCCGCAACGCCGTGAGGAACGAGGCCAGCTGGACGGGGGAGGCCTCCCCGGACATGATGCGGTCCATGGCCCAGGCGGCCTGTTCGACGCCCAGGTCCTCACCCTGCAGGAGCGAGGTGAGCAGGTCCGGCCAGGTGGGGGAGGGGGCGTCGGTGGACGGCGGGGTGCTGCCCGTGCTCACCGGCGCGCGAGGTCGGCGACGGCGGCGCGCAGGCGCTCCTCGTCGAGCGGCCGGGCCAGGACGGCGTCGGCCAGCGACCAGGTGGCCAGCCAGCCGTCACCGGGGCGGCCGGTCAGCACCAGGATCGGGGGGCAGTCGAAGATCTCGCTCTTGAGCTGGCGGGCCACGCCCATCCCGCCGTAGGGCTGGGACTCCCCGTCCAGGACGAGGACGTCGTAACCACCGGACTGCACCTCCAGCAGGGTGGCGGCGGGCGTCGCGCACTCCTGCCACCGGGTGATCCGCACGTCCTCGGCGGGCTCGTCGCCGACGGCGATCCGCACGGCGTCGCGGACCCCGCGGTCGTTCGCGTAGAGGAGCACCGAGACCTCACGGGTCGACTGCGAGGGGACTGCAGGAGTCGTCATGATGGGATCGTACCGAGCCTTTCCCGACGGGGGGGACCACGGGGGCACGCCACGCGGGACAAGGGGGTGGCGCACCGGGCCCGGTCGTGGGCCATAATGTGCGGGTGGCGACGACACCTGCAGCAACGATGACCGACGCGGAGCGGTTCCACCTCACCGCGACCGGGCCTGCGACGCGGCCCAACATGACGGCCGTGGGCACCATGGTCTGGCTGGGCAGCGAGATCATGTTCTTCGCCGGGCTCTTCGCCATGTACTTCACGATCCGCTCGGTGTCCCCGGACCTGTGGGCCGAGCGCACCGAGTACCTCGACCTCACCTTCGCCAGCATCAACACGATGATCCTGGTCATCTCCTCCCTCTGGTGCCAGTTCGGCGTGTGGGCGGCGGAGAAGGGGATCCCGCACCGCACCGGCCGCCTGCTGGAGGTGGGCAAGTGGGGGATGCGCGAGTGGTACACCCTGACCTTCCTCTTCGGCGCCACCTTCATCGCCGGCCAGGTCTGGGAGTACGCCACGCTCACCATGGAGGGGGTCACCCCGACCGCCGACCCGTACGGGTCGGTGTTCTACATCACGACCGGTTTCCACGGGCTGCACGTCACCGGGGGTCTGCTGGCCTTCCTGCTCATCATCGGCCGCAGCTTCACCGCCAAGCGTTACACGCACGCCCAGGCCACGGGAGCGGTCGTCACCTCCTACTACTGGCACTTCGTCGACGTCGTGTGGATCGCGCTGTTCGCCGTGATCTACCTCATCCGGTGACCTCATGGCCGGACCCACCGCCCCGTCCCCACGTCCCCACCCTCGGAAGGACCGACGAGTGAACTCCCTCGCCGCCCGCCGCCGCAGCCCCATGGCGCTGCTGGTGCTGCTCCTGCTCGGGCTGGGCTTCACCGGCACCGCCTACGCGGCGCTGCAGCCCTCCGCCACGCTCGGGACCTCGAGCACCACGGTCTCCGCCGACGACATCGAGGCGGGCGAGCAGCTCTTCCTCGCCAACTGCGCCACCTGCCACGGCACCAACGCCGAGGGCACCCCGGACGGCCCGTCCCTGCACGGTGTCGGCGCGGCCTCGGTGGACTTCCAGGTCGCGACCGGTCGGATGCCCCTGCCCGCACCCACGGTGCAGGCCCGGCGCAACGCCTCGCAGGTGCAGTTCAGCCAGGAGCAGATCACCCAGATGGCGGCCTGGGTGGACTCCCTCGGCCCCGGCCCGGACGTGCCGGACGAGGAGTGGCTCGACTACGCCCAGGGTGACCCGGCCAACGGCGGTGCCATCTACCGCACGAACTGCGCCATGTGCCACAACTCCTCCGGCACCGGCGGCGCGCTGACCCGCGGCAAGTACGCCCCACCCTGATGAACGTCGAGGCCGTCCACATCTACGAGGCCATGGTCACCGGCCCGCAGTCGATGCCGGTCTTCAACGACGAGAACATCACCCCGGAGGAGAAGCGGGACGTCATCGCGTTCCTCAAGTACATCGAGGAGGGCGGCAACGACCACGGCGGTCACACCCTGGGCAGCCTGGGCCCCGCCGGCGACGCCCTCTTCGCCTGGACGATCGGCATCGCCGCCTTCATCGGCGCGGCCATCTGGCTCGGACGGAAGGCGGCCTGACATGGCGGACACCCACGACGACCGGCCCGTGCCGACCGAGGCCGGGCAGAGGGCAGGCGCGCTGAGCACCGAGCGGTTCGAGAACCCCGGCCTGCCGCCGCACGTGCCGCGGCGTGCCGACGTCGACCCGAAGGCGGCCGACCGCGCCAGCCTCCAGGTGGTCATCCTCTTCTCGCTCTCGGCGCTGGCCTCGATCGCCTTCGTGGTCGCCTACTACGCCATCGACCCCGACCTCAAGGGCTACCTCCTGGGCATCGGGGAGATGAACCTCTTCCACCTGGCCCTGGGTGTGACGATGGGCATCTCGCTGCTGGGCATCGGTCTGGGCACGATCCACTGGGCCAAGACCCTCATGCCCGACCAGGAGGTCGTCGAGGAGCGTCACCCGCAGGCCTCCGAGGAGGACGACCGGGTCGCGGTCGGCCAGACCCTCTCGCACGGCTGGCGCAGCTCGCAGCTGAACCGCCGCACCGCGATCCTCGGGTCTGCCGGGGGAGCGCTCGGGCTCTTCGCCCTCCCGCTGGTGCTGCCGGTGGTCGCCGGGCTGGGGCCGCGTCCGCGCCAGGAGCTCTACCACACCAACTGGGAATCGGGGATGCGGCTCATGATCGACCCGTCCGGGACGCCGATCCGCGCCGCGGACGTCACCCAGGGCTCGGTCTTCCACGTCATGCCGGACGGCTTCGTCGGGTATGAGGCCTTCGAGGAGCTCGGTGCCGAGGAGGCGATGATCTCCAAGGGCAAGGACCAGGTCATCCTGGTCAAGCTCGACCCCTCCCTCATCAAGAGCCAGAAGCAGCGCGACTGGGGGTATGACGGCATCGTCGCCTACTCCAAGGTCTGCACCCACGTCGGCTGCCCGGTGGCGCTCTACGAGCAGCAGACGCACCACCTGCTCTGCCCGTGCCACCAGTCCACCTTCGACATGACCGACGACTGCAAGGTCATCTTCGGTCCGGCGAAGCGCCCCCTGCCCCAGCTGCCGATCACCGTGGACGACGAAGGTTACCTCGTGGCCGCGGACGAGTTCCGGGAGCCCGTCGGTCCCAGCTTCTGGGAACGCAACCGTCCCGGGCTCCTCGGTGGAGGTAACGAGTCATGACCACCCACGTGCCCCAGGGCGCCGGCCACCTGCGCAGCGACACGACCGTCACCCAGGACCGACCCTTCGACCAGACCAACCAGGCCTCGCCCGACGCCCAGTTCCCCAGGGCGTTGGTGTGGGCTGACGAGCGCACGGGCGCCGCCAAGGGTCTGCGCTTCATCCTCAAGAAGGTCTTCCCCGACCACTGGAGCTTCCTGCTCGGCGAGGTCGCGATGTACTCCATGGTCATCGCCCTCATCACCGGCACCTTCCTCACCCTGTGGTTCGTGCCGAGCATGGGGCACGTGACCTACGAAGGCTCCTACGTCCCCCTCAAGGGCATCGGCATGTCCGAGGCCTACCGTTCCACCCTCGACATCAGCTTCGAGGTCAAGGGCGGGCTGCTCATGCGCCAGCTGCACCACTGGTCGGCGCTGTTCTTCATCGTCGGCATCGCGCTGCACGCGGCCCGCGTCTTCTTCACCGGCGCCTTCCGCAAGCCGCGGGAGATCAACTGGGTCATCGGCGTCGTGCTCTCCCTGCTGGCCGCGATCGAGGGCTTCGCCGGATACTCCCTGCCGGACGACCTGCTCTCGGGCACCGGCATCCGGGCGATGAACGGCTTCATGATGTCGGCGCCGGTCATCGGCACCTGGCTCACGTTCTTCGTCTTCGGCGGCGAGTTCCCCGGTGAGGCGATCATCCCCCGCCTCTACATCGCGCACGTGCTGCTGCTGCCCGCGATCATCGTCGGGCTCTTCGTGGCCCACCTGCTGCTCGTCGTCGTGCACAAGCACACCCAGTACCCCGGCCCGGGCCGCACGGACGACAACGTCGTCGGCTACCCGATCATGCCGGTCTACGCCGCCAAGGCCGGTGGCTTCTTCTTCGTCGTCTTCGGCATCACGGCCCTCATCTCCGCGCTGGTCCAGATCAACGCGGTGTGGGCCTACGGGCCCTACGACCCGACGCAGGTGACGGCCGGGTCGCAGCCGGACTTCTACATGTGGTTCTCCGACGGGGCGCTGCGCTTGCTGCCCGGCTGGCTGGAGTTCGAGCTGTTCGGCACCGTCTGGAGCATGAACATCTTCCTCGGCTCGCTGCTGCTGCTGCCGCTGGTCTGGCTGATCCTGGGCGCCTATCCCTTCTTCGAGGCCTGGATCACCGGTGACAAGCGCGAGCACCACCTGCTGCAGCGTCCGCGGAACGCCCCGGTCCGCACCGCCATCGGTGCCGCCGGCATCTCGATGTACCTCGTGCTCGCGCTGGCCTGCATCAACGACATCCTGGCCATCAAGCTGGGGATGTCGATCAACGACCTGACGATCATCTTCCGGATCTCGTTCTTCGTCCTGCCGGTCATCGTCTTCTACGTGGTCAAGCGGCTGTGCATGTCGCTGCAGCGGCACGACCGCGAGCGGGTCCTGCACGGCAACGAGTCCGGCAACATCGTCCGCACCCCCGAGGGCAAGTTCTTCGAGGTGCACGAGCCCCTGGACCCCTACGAGCGCTGGACGCTCGTGCAGCACGACACCCCGCAGCCGCTGGCCCTCACCCAGGGTCCGGGTGTGGACGAGCACGGCGTCGCCCGCAAGCAGGGGGCACTGTCCGGGGTCCGGAACTCCCTGTCGAGCTTCTTCTACAAGGACGCCGTCACGCCGGTGACCCCGGCGGAGCTGGCTGCCTCTGCCCACCACGGGGAGCACGAGGCGCTCGACAGCGCCCACAGCCCGCAGCTCGGCATCCCGGTCAAGGACTCCGCCGGTGACGACGACTTCGAGGACGAGCACGGCGCAGCCGTGCAGGCCCCGCGTCATCATCACTGAGCCCGACGAGGCACGCCGCCCCGATCCCTGCGTGGACGGGGCGGCGTCGCCGTGCCCGGACTGTGGCGGTGTCCACGAGCCCCTGGAGATGTCCCGGGAGGAGTTCGAGGAGGCGGTCGGCGACGCGCTGGACCTCGTGCCGGAGGCGCTGATGGACCAGCTCGACAACGTGGTCTTCCTCGTCGAGGACGAGCCGCCCCCGGACGACCCCGAGCTGCTCGGGGTCTACGACGGGGTCCCCCTGACCGAGCGCGACCTGTCCTGGGGAGGCTCCGTCCCCGACCGGATCACGATCTTCCGCGGTCCGCTGCTGCGCCTGTGCGGCGACCGCGAGGAGCTGCTCGACGAGATCGCCGTCACGGTGGTCCACGAGATCGCCCACCACTTCGGCATCGACGACGACCGCCTGCACGAGCTGGGCTGGGGCTGAGGGAGCGGACGGGGCTGGGACCGGGGGACGGGGCCGGGGGGACGGGGCTGAGACCCGGGGCTGAGACCGGAGGCCGCGGCCTCCCGCTACAGTGAGCAGGTGATTTCCGCCATTGTCCTCATCAAGGCCGAAGTGGCCCACATCCCGGAGGCCGCCCGCGAGATCGCCGGCATCGACGGCATCACCGAGGTCTACTCCGTCACCGGTGACGTCGACCTCATCGCGGTCGCGAGGGTGTCCCGGCACGAGGACTTCGCCGACGTCATCGCCGACCGTCTGAACAAGGTGCAGGGGGTGCTGGAGACCAACACCCACATCGCCTTCCGCACCTACTCCGCCGACGACCTGGACGCCGGCTTCGCCCTCGGTCTCGACGACGCCTGAGGCCGGGGCGCCGCCAGGCCTGGGCCAGGCCGGCGACCGTGCCGCTCAGACGGGCACGGCTCCGACCGGGCGGTCCAGCGGGCGGGCGGGAGCACGGTCGACCCACTCCACCTCGCCCCACGTCCGGGCCTGCGGCTCCAGCGCGGCCCGGCTGCCGCCGGCACCGTCCACGGGGCAGGTCCACTCACCATGGAGGGTCACCAGCCGCGTCCCCTCCGACTCCAGCCAGCCCAGGATCAGCTCGGTCTCCTCGGGCAGGGCGGTGCGACCGGGCTCGGGGATCACCACCTCGGCCGTCTCCCGCAGCGCGGCGACGTAGGGCAGGGGGTCGGCCCCCGCGGGCTCACGGAGGCGCCCGCGAGCCTGCCGTGACGGACGCAGACGAGCTCCCACCCGCCCCCCTCCCGGCGGCGGGCCGCGACGATCTCCGGCGTGGCGGTCACGGGGCGCAGCCGCTGCGCCCGGGCCGACGCCCGCACGAGCGCCATCATCCGGTCCCGCAGCGTGCCGGCCTCCTCGAAGCGCTCCTGCGCCGCAAGGGTGTCCAGCCGCTCCAGCAGGGCGGAGACGACCTCGCGGGAGCTGCCGCCGAGCGCGGCCGCCGCCCGCCCGGCGACCTGGGCGTAGTCCTCCGCCGTCTGTGCCCCCACGCACGGCCCGCCGCAGCGGCCCAGGTCGAAGAGCATGCACGCCGAGTCGCTCGGCCGGGTCGGCGACAACCGCGCGGTGCACTGCCGCAGGGGCAGCACCTCCTGCAGGGCCGTGACGGCGGCCTCCGCCGTGCGGCGGGAGGCGAACGGCCCGGCGTAGTGGGCGTCGTCGTCCTTGACCACGCGCACGAC contains:
- a CDS encoding cytochrome c oxidase subunit 4, whose protein sequence is MKAETKVFFVLVPFFLLMTVIYAYFTDFSEWVGIIGLFLTALFAAWIAAYLWLTGRKTDPRPEDNLQGEISDASGDFGHFAPYSWWPLWLGLSTSILVLGIAVGWWLVIVAAPFVVLAVIGWTFEFFRGTKAV
- a CDS encoding response regulator transcription factor produces the protein MTTPAVPSQSTREVSVLLYANDRGVRDAVRIAVGDEPAEDVRITRWQECATPAATLLEVQSGGYDVLVLDGESQPYGGMGVARQLKSEIFDCPPILVLTGRPGDGWLATWSLADAVLARPLDEERLRAAVADLARR
- a CDS encoding Lrp/AsnC ligand binding domain-containing protein is translated as MISAIVLIKAEVAHIPEAAREIAGIDGITEVYSVTGDVDLIAVARVSRHEDFADVIADRLNKVQGVLETNTHIAFRTYSADDLDAGFALGLDDA
- a CDS encoding cytochrome c oxidase subunit 3: MTDAERFHLTATGPATRPNMTAVGTMVWLGSEIMFFAGLFAMYFTIRSVSPDLWAERTEYLDLTFASINTMILVISSLWCQFGVWAAEKGIPHRTGRLLEVGKWGMREWYTLTFLFGATFIAGQVWEYATLTMEGVTPTADPYGSVFYITTGFHGLHVTGGLLAFLLIIGRSFTAKRYTHAQATGAVVTSYYWHFVDVVWIALFAVIYLIR
- a CDS encoding ubiquinol-cytochrome c reductase iron-sulfur subunit, whose amino-acid sequence is MADTHDDRPVPTEAGQRAGALSTERFENPGLPPHVPRRADVDPKAADRASLQVVILFSLSALASIAFVVAYYAIDPDLKGYLLGIGEMNLFHLALGVTMGISLLGIGLGTIHWAKTLMPDQEVVEERHPQASEEDDRVAVGQTLSHGWRSSQLNRRTAILGSAGGALGLFALPLVLPVVAGLGPRPRQELYHTNWESGMRLMIDPSGTPIRAADVTQGSVFHVMPDGFVGYEAFEELGAEEAMISKGKDQVILVKLDPSLIKSQKQRDWGYDGIVAYSKVCTHVGCPVALYEQQTHHLLCPCHQSTFDMTDDCKVIFGPAKRPLPQLPITVDDEGYLVAADEFREPVGPSFWERNRPGLLGGGNES
- the trpD gene encoding anthranilate phosphoribosyltransferase, with protein sequence MSTGSTPPSTDAPSPTWPDLLTSLLQGEDLGVEQAAWAMDRIMSGEASPVQLASFLTALRAKGETVPEMTGLASTMLQHAHRFTVDGPTIDIVGTGGDRAMTVNISSMSAIVMAAAGARVVKHGNRASSSRSGSADMIEALGVRLDLSPERVAEVLHETGITFCFAQTFHPAMRHSAAVRKDLGVATAFNFLGPLTNPAQPRYAAVGSADARMAPLLAGVFAARGTAAAVFRGEDGLDEITPATTTRLWWVDGVPGREVREWRLDPERLGLPLHPVDALRGADAEHNAQVTRQLLAGERGAVRDAVLLNAGTALALLDAGEAGTHPADETELHQLVRAGMDRAAAAIDGGAATDVVRRWAAATT
- a CDS encoding metallopeptidase family protein produces the protein MSREEFEEAVGDALDLVPEALMDQLDNVVFLVEDEPPPDDPELLGVYDGVPLTERDLSWGGSVPDRITIFRGPLLRLCGDREELLDEIAVTVVHEIAHHFGIDDDRLHELGWG
- the ctaD gene encoding cytochrome c oxidase subunit I, with the translated sequence MATITGPSLTPSTLPEGTERPEERSSFVRNAVKVLTTTDHKVIGNLYFATTMFWFIVGGLMALVIRAELFTPGLQVVDNPDVYNQMFTMHGTIMLLMFATPLFAGFANALVPLQIGAPDVAFPRLNMLAYWFFSFGSLIAVGGFLTPGGSAAFGWTAYMPLAGPTHSPGLGGDLWVLGLAISGFATIFGGVNFITTILCMRAPGMTMFRMPIFTWNVLVTSILVLIVFPVLAAALFGMAVDRLFGWHIYDPAYGGALLWQHLFWFFGHPEVYIIALPFFGIISEVIPVFSRKPLFGYKTLVFATMAIAALSVAVWAHHMYATGAVLLEFFAIMTMLIAIPTGVKFFNWIGTMWKGSISMDTPMLWAVGFMVTFLFGGLTGVILASPALDFQVTDSYFVVAHFHYVVFGTVVFAMFAGYYYWWPKFTGHMLDETLGKIHFWLLFIGFHGTFLIQHWLGVSGMPRRYADYMPEDGFTWMNQVSTVFSFVLAVSMLPFFYAAWKSFKTPKVTVDDPWGWGTSLEWATSCPPPRHNFTSIPRIRSERPAFDMNHPEIGSLESPEPDKGVAEVLLGGPTTDPAGRTGTDTGGYTGEER
- a CDS encoding cytochrome b produces the protein MTTHVPQGAGHLRSDTTVTQDRPFDQTNQASPDAQFPRALVWADERTGAAKGLRFILKKVFPDHWSFLLGEVAMYSMVIALITGTFLTLWFVPSMGHVTYEGSYVPLKGIGMSEAYRSTLDISFEVKGGLLMRQLHHWSALFFIVGIALHAARVFFTGAFRKPREINWVIGVVLSLLAAIEGFAGYSLPDDLLSGTGIRAMNGFMMSAPVIGTWLTFFVFGGEFPGEAIIPRLYIAHVLLLPAIIVGLFVAHLLLVVVHKHTQYPGPGRTDDNVVGYPIMPVYAAKAGGFFFVVFGITALISALVQINAVWAYGPYDPTQVTAGSQPDFYMWFSDGALRLLPGWLEFELFGTVWSMNIFLGSLLLLPLVWLILGAYPFFEAWITGDKREHHLLQRPRNAPVRTAIGAAGISMYLVLALACINDILAIKLGMSINDLTIIFRISFFVLPVIVFYVVKRLCMSLQRHDRERVLHGNESGNIVRTPEGKFFEVHEPLDPYERWTLVQHDTPQPLALTQGPGVDEHGVARKQGALSGVRNSLSSFFYKDAVTPVTPAELAASAHHGEHEALDSAHSPQLGIPVKDSAGDDDFEDEHGAAVQAPRHHH